The window CCcgagctccgccccctccgtcTCCATGATGATGAACAGGGTGAAGGGGTACACCGCCGCCAGCAGCCACGCTCCCAGCAGGATGCGGCAGGTGCGAGCGGGTGGCAGAAGATGGTGGTAGCGCAGCGGCCACCGGACCGCGGCGTAGGTGTCCACCACCATGAGCGTGACGGTGAGGATGGCGCAGCAGTAGGAGGTGACGGTGACGGCCGTGATCAGCTCGCACAGCAGCCAGGGGATGTGGGCGTCCACGGCGTTGCAGATGACCGTGGCCAGGTTGAGGATCAGGAACAGCAGGTCTGCCGTCAGGGTGTTGGCCACCAGCAGGTAGCGCGTCTCCTGGCGCAGGGCCCGAGACAGGAAGATGCAGGCCAGCAGGACGGGGTTGGCCAGGAAGGCGGCCAGAGAGATGGCCGTGGTGGGGATGAAGAAAAGCTCCAGGTGCCACCTCCGCAGACTCTCCACCCACTCCTGAGTGAGGTTGAAGATCAGCACCGACGAAGACATGACGCCTCTGCGAGTGGGGGTCACGGGCGATGGAGCGATGACGTGTTTTATGAGGCGAattctggttcctccaccctgcacAAGAAAATTAATGAGTTCAGctcaaccaaacaaacatgtaaCGTCTGATAGACGCGATGAGACATCTGACCCacgttttaatttaattaaaaaagatacacacactgaagaccaatctgtgtcattgtgtgtgtgtgtgtgtgtgtgtgtgtgtgtgtgtgtgtgtgttctctatATACAGTAAGTAAAGGTTTACCTCTGTTTTTAGagatttttgcatttcatcCTAATTCACaaaattattttgctgttgtATTCCAGTCTACAATTTTTGTTTGCATCAACTTTTTGGTTgaaatttttgccattttttcaatTTAAGTTCTGCGTTTTATTCATCAGTTCATCTATGTTTGAATTAAACTTTCCCTGTTCCTCATTTTAGGACAGAAACATCAATTGTTCTGACATGTCTAAATTTTTCCAATAAATAAGATTGAATCTTCAAATACTAGATTGTgctgtgaaaaaagaaatatcaaatatattaacaaaaaaaagacaattttaattttttttattatctgtgtgtgacttttgaaaCTATTCACCACCATTTAATTGCAGAGTAATTTGTTTATAAGTTTAAGAAAGTATTATATTTATAAACCAGTTGTCTCTATAATTCAAATATGCACCTAATAAATGGTAATGGACCCTGAATTTGGGTGTTCAAATGAGAACAGGTTGCTAAAAAGTAACTAAATCAATATATTTGATTTTGAATCTTGCAATTCAAGATCATATGTTCAATACAAATTACAACGTAATCACTGGGCtcccaaacaaacacaaacacacataatgaCAATTGATGAATTGATCAAGAGCAGTAACTGTACCTGATGCTGGTTCCCATATCCACCAGGTTCAGAGTGCTCTTTCAAGCCAGTGGTGGTTTTATCCGACTCTTCTCACCCGCTGCTCTTATCTGATGCTCTCTTTGTTGATTCACTGAGATAATGCAAAAAGCTGCTGCCACTTCAGCGTCACATAGAAACAACATGCAGTCTGTCAGCCTCCTGCCAGCTCATCGTGTTCTCACAGTATCTCAGTGAAGCAAACGCTTCAAAAAGCACCTGCAGCCCCATTTCCTTAGGATGTTgtataaaatgtaataaaactaATTGCAAGGATGTCAATCTTATTTTAACTCTAAGCTCAATcggaaacaacaaaaactgttgAAACTCAAATATCTGCCTCtattcaaacatttaaatggATTTGAGGCAACACTAAAACATACAGGTGGAACAACTGAAGCCACGAAAGTGGGCCTGATGGAATATTCATCCATTTATAtgatgctttatttattttaaggtCACGGTCGCCTGGATTTTGGTAGGGTTAGATGAAAACACTGCCAGTCACACTGACCatgtcaataaaacaaaaaaaaaattaaaaacatctcTCGATGTCAAAGTGGGGCAGATGTTGGTAGTGACGACCGCCTGTTGAGCCTCAAGATCAGCTTAAAACTACAAGCGATGTGGGAGCCAAGTTACAGTAAGTAAATGAAACTTTAAGAGAATAAATAAGCACAATTGCATTTGAGAGTCCATGTTcatcaaataaataatttcCAAGAAAATTGTTAAAATGTTGGTTAAGATTGATTTGATTGAATTCATGTTTACTTGAAAGCTAATTAGATTTAAAGGAAAGTGTTTTGTTGTAGTGAAATAGGGCTGGAAAGGCTGATGTCACATCACAGTGCATCATGGGATTGGTGGGTCACTGTGACGTTTGCATCAGCTTGCCGCACTGTCCtgttttgaagttgtttttttttctcgcttttAACTTATTAAAAACTCGGTTGGAGTGATGTGTTGTTCATGTAACAGCTGTTCATGCCACCaccctagaaaaaaaaaagaaaaaaaatactgggcTAGGATTTGCTGCATTTCCAGCGTGGAAACAAAGCCAAGGACTTCAGATTTCTGAACTAACTAAAGCTCGCCGAATGTCCTGGATAGCTGCACTCTGACGCTCAAACACcatatttaaaggaatactccgaagattttggacccacgccctatccctaccATTTACAAAgggagataagctcataaataccttttttgtgtctgtgcgtccagcgtctggatcccagctgttagcatcgtagttagcttagctcagctgctggaggtgaacaggaaacagagccggactgacgaaagtggacaaaatactccttccagtggtccagaggacggcgtattagcacgtgaagtaaatctgaatggttataaagcattttaaaagacgtgttttccttttcaattcgttaaaataacgtgttgatacacagatctgcagaagcatagtgctccgtggaaggatataccattGCACAGCGGGTGAGTATTTTGTCTCTTTCGTCaatctgtttcctcttcacctccagcagctgagctaagctaactacgatgctaacagctgggaactagctgctggacgcagagacacaacaaaggtatttatgagcttatctcactctgtaaatgatagggatagggcgtgggtccaaaatcttcggagtatttctttaaaggggctgtatcatgcttttttagctagtccaaaccctagaaatggcattaaagcagaactatgcaacttttttacctcaatgaatgtgtttcagaatccctgtgggggtacaCGAAGACTTGTAGCGGTGATTCGGCTGTGCCTTCACCCTCCctggggtctgtgtcctgaaaacagcgcttgcaatttcagaggagcggacccgactacatctgccgagaacaaacctgctttacggcactcatacgggattacaagtataaaagctgttggagtagGGATGACATTAGCTCAGTTGGTaaagcgggtcgtcttataaccgggaGGTTGGTGGTTAGATCCCCGCTGTGGTTGTCATTgtgtcattgtgtccttggtGAGTGACACTTCACTccaagtatgaaagttgtgagagtgaatggttggtggtggtgggaggggccgatggcgcagactggcagcctcgcttccgtcagtctaccccagggtagctgtggctacaatggtagcttaccaccacccagtatggagagaatgaataatgcaatgtaaagcgtctttgagtgtccagaaaagtgctatataaaacctattatattgttattattgagtgcgatatctgtcattgtttTACAATAGatgatctttgcatgatgtgttgattggttctaatttccgtttggtaactgaaaaataaagaggagtagcacctcctctcgtagaagtgagcgcgagtgagtttgctgcactgagctgaaagcagcaggtctcagagtgtgtttgttttccaataagtttgagtgtgcgaggcaggcatgtctacgacagagggagcaaccggaggaagttcccaggtagcgcgaggaactgccgctgcagaagatttaacaaaagcgcataaaacaaacatgaaacccttgctagcgttagcaatgccacccttaggtgctcacggatgacagaaccaaaaagacagaaaaaaactttgcctaatgagcggaaaaaaaggaaacgggagtagGACGCTCTCTGCAAGCGGGGCAGGGGTGGGggcaggggtgggggtgggggggtggggtgatgcggaggacgtttacgacagtgagctttcagaggacaccagtagggggagcgctaaagcaaatcttgcatagttctgctttaacatggtaatagtttatttttggcgctaaggaaaagtcattttgtgtgaaataaaagattttctggggctaattctgaaacccggaagagaaaacattctgtttcactgaaaccctgcctctccccctgtggactttgactgacaatgtacttcaaccaatcagcgctccaaaacaaatacactagctagctttagctctttagctctagcttctctacacgcaaagacacgcgaaaacgtcttttcgtGTGAGAAACCGTTTTCTAAACCTAATATGAGTGGAAGCCAGTGggctgctagcattagccaaGATAGCTGAAGGCAGCAAGCGATGGCTAAATTAATTAgcgtttcctgtgttttttcagTGTAGCATCAGTTAGCATTCCAGCAGTTACACCTGAACCTCCAAACCAAACGTGCTGCAGCGTAATCTCCAGGTGAGCCTGCTGGTCCCACTGCAGGGCGAGGAGTTTTCCTTCACTAACCAGATAGTTACTGTCTCCTGTGCTTTAACCAGTATTCCTCCAGTCCTGTCATGAAGCAGAATGGCCCTGTCCTACCAGACGGTGGTGCAaggttaaccctaaccctaaccctgactcTTTCTGTGAGTGCCAACAAAAGTTGCCAGTGGGCACATAGCATGTCGCTATCTAAAGGAAAACATTGCAGGATTGCtcctaatttatttattcataattaTGGAATGATGTACTGTGGCCCATTTTAGTCCTTTTAGAATGCTCTTACTAGCTAAATATATTCACAGATATTCAAGGcgtgtgtatgttttttttttatattttactatACATTACTTTCTTGCTAGCTAACATGATCTTGTGTTTCACTAAGATGATGTGCAGTTGGAGGACGCACAATTACTTACCATAACCACATGACACAGACAGTAACCAATCTGATGACAAGGCCACTGGTGTATACGACCGCTTCCCATCAAAATTACTGAAAGGTGAAGGCTTTCTACCTAATTCAGACATGCAACTGCCAAATCCCCCCGATGACCTGGGTGGTCA of the Salarias fasciatus chromosome 18, fSalaFa1.1, whole genome shotgun sequence genome contains:
- the LOC115405403 gene encoding probable G-protein coupled receptor 148, whose product is MSSSVLIFNLTQEWVESLRRWHLELFFIPTTAISLAAFLANPVLLACIFLSRALRQETRYLLVANTLTADLLFLILNLATVICNAVDAHIPWLLCELITAVTVTSYCCAILTVTLMVVDTYAAVRWPLRYHHLLPPARTCRILLGAWLLAAVYPFTLFIIMETEGAELGEKVPVCLVLISLGFLQLTNTVGIHIYFFVAAVVCAALIFYCYVRLYMVTRTQGIWQSRFSRARVTLLAHGLLLLLYFAPGLVFSLELLLFQKAEISQDVRVWISTVNMCVFMLLPRAFAPYLYGLRYREISETVMLLLLHRDRRLSRAAS